A window from uncultured Desulfobacter sp. encodes these proteins:
- the glyA gene encoding serine hydroxymethyltransferase, with the protein MENIQYIKSCDPEIASVIESEYSRQEYGLNLIASENTVSRAVMQAQGSIMTNKYAEGYPGKRYYGGCQYMDQAEDLAIDRVKQLFGVEYANVQPHSGSQANMAAYFAVLSPGDGILAMDLSHGGHLTHGAGVSFSGRLYNFTHYGLNPETETIDLNQVEDLARANKPKMIVAGASAYPRIIDFKGFSEIAKSVGALFLVDMAHIAGLVAAGVHPSPVGYADIITSTTHKTLRGPRGGLILSNAELGKKINSQIFPGIQGGPLMHVITAKAVAFKEALLPEFTEYQKQVVKNAAVLAKVLMERGYKLVSNGTDNHMVLVDFSGRDLTGKDAEERLGRANITVNKNTVPNEKRSPFVTSGVRIGVPLITSRGMNEDAVGAVAGFICDVLDDEANVPGVAAKVKDLCTQHPLYENAAG; encoded by the coding sequence ATGGAAAATATACAATATATCAAATCTTGTGACCCTGAGATTGCCTCTGTTATTGAAAGTGAATACAGCAGGCAGGAATACGGGCTGAATCTCATCGCTTCGGAAAATACCGTGAGCCGGGCAGTTATGCAAGCCCAGGGCTCTATCATGACTAATAAATATGCTGAGGGGTATCCGGGAAAGCGGTACTATGGCGGCTGCCAGTATATGGACCAGGCGGAGGATCTGGCCATTGACCGTGTGAAACAATTGTTTGGCGTGGAATATGCCAATGTTCAGCCCCATTCCGGGTCCCAGGCGAATATGGCCGCTTACTTTGCAGTCCTTTCTCCCGGGGACGGAATTTTGGCCATGGACCTTTCCCATGGCGGGCATTTAACCCACGGTGCAGGGGTCAGCTTTTCCGGTCGTCTGTATAATTTTACCCATTATGGCTTAAACCCGGAAACCGAAACCATCGATTTGAACCAGGTGGAGGATCTTGCCCGGGCGAATAAGCCTAAAATGATTGTGGCCGGGGCGTCTGCCTATCCCAGAATCATCGATTTTAAAGGGTTCTCTGAGATTGCCAAATCCGTGGGTGCCCTTTTTCTGGTGGACATGGCCCATATCGCAGGACTTGTGGCTGCCGGCGTGCATCCCTCACCTGTGGGATACGCAGATATTATCACCTCCACCACCCATAAAACCCTTCGTGGTCCCAGGGGCGGGCTGATCCTCTCCAACGCCGAACTGGGTAAAAAAATCAATTCCCAGATTTTTCCAGGCATCCAGGGTGGTCCTTTGATGCATGTTATTACGGCCAAAGCCGTCGCGTTCAAAGAGGCGCTGTTGCCCGAGTTTACCGAATATCAGAAACAGGTGGTCAAAAATGCCGCTGTTCTGGCCAAGGTGCTCATGGAAAGGGGATACAAACTGGTGTCCAACGGTACGGACAACCACATGGTTCTGGTGGATTTCTCCGGACGGGATCTCACCGGAAAAGATGCCGAAGAACGGCTGGGCAGGGCAAATATTACGGTGAATAAAAATACCGTACCCAATGAAAAACGCAGCCCCTTTGTTACGTCTGGTGTGCGTATCGGGGTGCCTTTGATCACTTCCCGGGGCATGAATGAAGATGCCGTGGGTGCTGTCGCCGGATTTATCTGCGATGTGCTGGATGATGAGGCCAATGTCCCCGGTGTTGCCGCCAAAGTTAAAGATCTGTGTACCCAGCATCCGCTATATGAGAATGCAGCCGGCTGA
- the nusB gene encoding transcription antitermination factor NusB, with amino-acid sequence MGDRRKSRELALQALFAMDLNKTDSQSQIDEFLEQHGEELSEPTRRFFQMLVDGVVENQEKIDALLDQWAKNWKISRMPAVDRNIMRIAVFEMLNLPDIPPSVSINEAVEIGKKFGTRDSGPFINGVLDRIRVQHEP; translated from the coding sequence ATGGGTGACAGGCGTAAATCCCGGGAACTTGCCCTGCAGGCATTGTTTGCCATGGATCTGAATAAAACCGATTCCCAGTCTCAAATTGATGAATTTCTTGAACAGCACGGGGAAGAGTTAAGTGAGCCCACGCGGCGTTTTTTCCAGATGCTTGTGGATGGGGTCGTTGAGAACCAAGAGAAGATAGACGCGCTTTTAGATCAATGGGCCAAGAACTGGAAAATTTCCCGTATGCCGGCGGTGGATCGAAATATCATGCGCATTGCCGTGTTTGAGATGCTTAATTTGCCGGATATACCGCCATCGGTCTCCATTAACGAGGCGGTTGAGATCGGTAAAAAATTCGGCACCCGGGATTCCGGGCCGTTCATCAACGGAGTCCTTGACCGGATTCGGGTCCAGCATGAGCCCTGA
- the acpP gene encoding acyl carrier protein — protein MGVESKVRKIIAEKIPGIDIEDVVPQASLIEDLGADSLTIVELIMSMEEVFEIEIDDDQAEQLSTVQDIYDFIASKS, from the coding sequence ATGGGCGTTGAAAGCAAAGTAAGAAAAATTATTGCTGAAAAGATTCCCGGCATTGATATTGAGGACGTGGTTCCCCAGGCGTCTTTGATCGAAGACCTTGGCGCGGATTCTCTGACCATCGTGGAGCTTATCATGTCAATGGAAGAAGTTTTTGAAATTGAAATTGACGATGATCAGGCCGAACAACTGTCGACTGTTCAGGATATTTATGATTTCATTGCATCGAAATCATAA
- a CDS encoding riboflavin synthase, with the protein MFTGIIESLGTIRRIETHGEGKVLVIACDLDFSETGIGDSIAVNGACLTAVSLGKSQFKVDMAPETVNRTTFGSIGPGARVNIERALKLSARIDGHLVSGHIDGTGVVSKIETRSNAIIYDIQVPENLADEMIEKGSVAIDGISLTINQCWENGFSVSIIPHTAKITTIGYKSVGDRVNIETDMLGKYVRKFLSGQGKSARSANDAGADADSGISMSLLARNGFL; encoded by the coding sequence TTGTTTACTGGGATCATAGAAAGTCTGGGCACCATTCGGCGCATTGAAACCCATGGCGAGGGTAAAGTCCTGGTGATTGCCTGTGATCTGGATTTCTCGGAAACAGGGATCGGGGATTCCATTGCCGTGAACGGTGCCTGCCTGACTGCTGTAAGCCTGGGTAAAAGCCAGTTCAAGGTGGATATGGCGCCGGAAACCGTAAATCGAACCACATTCGGTTCCATCGGTCCTGGTGCCCGGGTCAATATTGAACGGGCCCTGAAGCTGTCGGCCCGCATAGACGGGCATTTGGTATCAGGCCACATAGACGGAACAGGCGTGGTTTCAAAAATTGAAACCCGAAGCAATGCCATCATATATGACATCCAGGTGCCGGAAAACCTTGCCGATGAAATGATTGAAAAAGGCTCGGTGGCCATTGACGGAATCAGTCTGACAATCAACCAATGTTGGGAGAACGGTTTTTCGGTGAGCATCATCCCCCATACCGCAAAGATTACAACCATCGGATATAAAAGTGTAGGGGACCGGGTCAATATTGAGACCGATATGCTGGGAAAATATGTGAGAAAATTTTTATCAGGGCAAGGGAAAAGCGCCCGAAGTGCCAATGACGCAGGTGCTGATGCCGACTCGGGCATCAGTATGTCGCTTCTTGCCCGGAACGGATTCTTGTAA
- the ribE gene encoding 6,7-dimethyl-8-ribityllumazine synthase, producing the protein MPQIIEANLNAKGKKFGIIASRFNDFIVDKLVSGALDCLVRSGAQDKDITIVKVPGAFEIPLTAAKMAALNKYDAIICLGAVIRGATTHYDYVCAEVSKGIASVSLEAKVPVMFGILTTETIEQAIERAGTKSGNKGFDVALGAVEMANLCKNME; encoded by the coding sequence ATGCCTCAGATAATTGAAGCCAATTTAAATGCCAAAGGCAAAAAGTTTGGTATTATTGCCTCCCGGTTCAATGATTTTATTGTGGATAAGCTTGTGTCAGGTGCTCTGGATTGTTTGGTCAGAAGCGGCGCACAGGATAAGGATATTACCATTGTCAAGGTGCCAGGTGCCTTTGAAATTCCTTTGACGGCTGCCAAAATGGCTGCCTTGAATAAATATGACGCCATTATCTGTTTAGGGGCTGTGATCCGGGGGGCCACCACCCATTATGATTATGTGTGTGCTGAAGTCTCCAAGGGTATTGCGTCGGTCAGCCTTGAGGCCAAAGTGCCGGTGATGTTTGGTATCCTTACCACGGAAACCATTGAGCAGGCCATTGAACGTGCCGGTACAAAATCCGGTAACAAAGGGTTTGATGTGGCCTTGGGCGCCGTTGAAATGGCAAATCTGTGTAAAAATATGGAATAA
- the rpmF gene encoding 50S ribosomal protein L32 yields the protein MAVPKQKSSKARGRKRRTHYKTSAPTVTLCPECQEPKLPHTACPECGTYKGRDVKPDVEVED from the coding sequence ATGGCCGTACCTAAGCAGAAAAGTTCCAAAGCAAGAGGAAGAAAAAGACGTACCCATTATAAAACCAGTGCCCCCACTGTAACCCTTTGCCCTGAATGCCAGGAGCCCAAGCTGCCCCATACTGCATGTCCTGAATGCGGTACCTACAAGGGCAGAGACGTAAAGCCGGATGTGGAAGTAGAAGATTAG
- a CDS encoding MBL fold metallo-hydrolase: MIIHKLEVGPIMANCYIVGCEDTKQAAVIDPGDDADRILMALAKAELKVVYLINTHGHFDHVGANKRMKDATAAQIAIHPDDEPMLLDLSNHAAMFGLGAENSPPADIRLKDGDTISFGNITFEVIHTPGHSPGGICLYTPGHLFSGDTLFMGSIGRTDLPGGNYDTLISSIKTKLLKLDEKTIVYPGHGPESSIANEKRMNPFLK; encoded by the coding sequence TTGATTATACATAAGCTTGAAGTCGGCCCCATTATGGCCAACTGTTATATCGTAGGGTGTGAAGATACAAAACAGGCCGCAGTCATTGATCCGGGGGATGATGCAGACCGGATTCTCATGGCCCTTGCCAAGGCTGAACTGAAGGTGGTATATCTGATCAACACCCATGGTCATTTTGACCATGTCGGGGCAAACAAAAGGATGAAGGACGCGACTGCCGCTCAAATTGCCATCCATCCCGATGATGAACCCATGCTTTTGGATCTCTCCAACCATGCAGCCATGTTCGGTCTGGGCGCGGAGAACTCTCCGCCGGCAGATATTCGGCTCAAGGACGGTGACACGATCAGCTTTGGGAATATTACGTTTGAAGTCATCCACACCCCGGGGCATTCTCCCGGCGGCATCTGCCTTTATACGCCCGGCCATCTGTTTTCAGGAGATACGCTGTTTATGGGCTCCATTGGCCGCACCGATCTTCCCGGCGGCAATTATGATACCCTGATATCCTCCATTAAGACCAAATTGCTGAAATTGGATGAAAAGACCATTGTCTATCCCGGACATGGCCCTGAAAGCTCCATCGCCAACGAAAAGCGGATGAATCCCTTTCTCAAATAA
- the nrdR gene encoding transcriptional regulator NrdR, with protein sequence MKCPYCGNPNTRVVDSRPGKIEFEVRRRRECQTCDRRFTTYERVEQVPVMIVKKDNRREEFDREKVMRGIQKACEKRAISVNQIEQIVDDIERDLREGREREVSTKVVGEKIINALKTLDDVAYVRFASVYREFKDVTDFIQELESLIHKEHRSSEPGPVTEGPVKTDE encoded by the coding sequence ATGAAATGCCCCTATTGCGGAAACCCAAATACCAGAGTGGTGGATTCTCGGCCCGGCAAAATCGAGTTTGAAGTCCGGCGCAGAAGAGAGTGCCAGACGTGTGACCGGCGTTTTACGACCTATGAACGTGTGGAACAGGTCCCTGTCATGATTGTTAAAAAGGACAATCGCCGGGAGGAGTTTGACCGGGAAAAGGTGATGCGTGGCATTCAGAAGGCATGTGAAAAACGCGCCATCAGCGTCAATCAAATCGAACAGATTGTCGATGATATTGAGCGGGATCTGCGGGAAGGCCGGGAACGGGAAGTGTCTACCAAAGTGGTGGGCGAAAAAATTATTAATGCCCTTAAGACGCTGGATGATGTGGCCTATGTCCGGTTTGCTTCCGTATACCGGGAATTCAAGGATGTAACCGATTTTATCCAGGAACTTGAAAGTTTGATTCATAAAGAGCACCGATCCTCTGAGCCTGGGCCGGTAACGGAAGGCCCTGTCAAGACCGATGAATGA
- a CDS encoding cytidine/deoxycytidylate deaminase family protein: protein MNPVPPDLPTAAGEGRPSWDEYFMAITDLVASRATCLRRKVGAVLVKDKRILCSGYNGAPSQVPHCRQTGCLREQLKVPSGEKHELCRGVHAEQNVIIQAAYHGIPVAGASLYCTTQPCSICAKMIINAGIKIVYFKAGYDDPLSLEMFAQAGVELIRLE from the coding sequence ATGAACCCTGTTCCCCCTGATTTGCCAACCGCCGCTGGTGAAGGCCGTCCCTCCTGGGATGAGTATTTTATGGCCATCACAGACCTTGTGGCCTCCAGGGCCACATGTCTTCGGCGAAAAGTGGGCGCCGTTCTGGTCAAAGATAAACGCATTTTATGCTCGGGCTATAACGGCGCACCTTCCCAGGTGCCCCATTGCAGACAGACCGGTTGTCTGCGCGAACAACTCAAGGTGCCTTCCGGGGAAAAACACGAGCTTTGCCGAGGGGTTCATGCCGAACAAAATGTCATCATCCAGGCCGCGTACCACGGCATACCCGTTGCCGGTGCCTCGCTTTACTGCACCACCCAGCCCTGTTCCATCTGTGCCAAGATGATCATTAATGCCGGGATTAAAATCGTGTACTTCAAGGCGGGATACGACGATCCCCTCTCCCTGGAAATGTTTGCCCAGGCTGGGGTGGAACTTATCCGGCTTGAATAA
- the pabB gene encoding aminodeoxychorismate synthase component I encodes MFESLILPRITDVVIRGFYLDLPFEHAAARFSEQEGTVVLLSGSDLDCARYHILAVDPWLSLKGNANRSCVKVKDSAGNVACHEIEQDPLGLVDALVEKYSFLDKTFKLPVTAGLFGYFAYDLKDTIEHLSQTCVGEGLPDICLYAPSVILIQDRKTCDNWLCLPVFDQVNGEQDALTRKDAFVRQLEQSRQPGMFCAGNTGIVSSFEKPEYLSAVSRIIEHLGQGDIYQANLSQRFGTDFTGDTYALFLTLFEKNPAPFFAFVQAGDHQVVSSSPERFINVEGQWVETRPIKGTIARADAAEQDRQNAENLSKSIKDDAELTMIVDLMRNDLARVCEHDSVQVTSHKRLEAYDNVYHLVSVVQGRLKKDVSCAQVLRAAFPGGSITGCPKIRAMEIIDRIEPVKRHVYTGAIGYLSFHATMDLSIAIRTAVVHDGRLNFSVGGGVVYDSDPEQEFEETLAKGKTLMDALVNRAGSDIENKRIAWVNGRFVSQKLALMPTDIPGLLYGAGLFETIRVDAGMPIRLPKHIRRLENSWVSVFGGTLPDINWQSVVGELIKQNGFEQNTCAIKLVAVKDDRPGRHVFAAAFIRPYVHRLELLGKKGLDLVTFPHARHSFLADHKSMNYLFYDRARAFALDHGADEALILNADGTVSETNTCNILALDGKELIVPASRHALKGITLGSVEQILAEKGFKASRVAVDAETLRALPNIFVTNALMGMVPVRRIDNTILNMDHLLCRQVNEILFSAC; translated from the coding sequence ATGTTCGAAAGTTTGATTTTACCCCGGATTACCGATGTTGTGATCCGGGGTTTTTATTTGGATCTGCCGTTTGAACATGCCGCTGCCAGATTTTCCGAGCAGGAAGGTACGGTGGTGCTTTTGTCCGGATCTGATTTGGATTGTGCCCGGTATCATATCCTGGCTGTTGACCCCTGGTTGAGCCTGAAGGGGAACGCAAATAGAAGTTGTGTCAAGGTCAAAGATTCAGCCGGGAACGTTGCCTGCCATGAAATCGAGCAGGACCCTTTAGGGCTGGTTGATGCCCTGGTGGAAAAATATTCTTTTCTGGACAAAACGTTCAAACTGCCGGTGACGGCCGGCTTGTTCGGCTATTTTGCCTATGATCTCAAAGATACCATTGAACATCTTTCCCAGACCTGTGTGGGGGAGGGCTTGCCCGATATCTGTCTGTATGCCCCGTCCGTCATTTTGATTCAGGATCGAAAAACATGTGACAATTGGCTTTGCCTGCCTGTGTTTGACCAGGTTAATGGCGAACAGGATGCTCTGACCAGAAAAGATGCCTTTGTGCGGCAGTTGGAACAATCCCGGCAACCCGGCATGTTTTGCGCTGGCAACACAGGGATTGTCTCTTCATTTGAGAAACCGGAATATCTGTCTGCCGTATCCCGGATAATAGAGCATTTAGGGCAGGGGGATATCTACCAGGCCAATTTGTCCCAGCGTTTTGGGACTGATTTTACGGGCGATACCTATGCGTTGTTCTTAACGCTTTTTGAAAAAAATCCTGCTCCGTTCTTTGCCTTTGTTCAGGCCGGGGACCATCAAGTGGTCTCCTCTTCGCCCGAGCGCTTTATTAACGTTGAGGGTCAATGGGTTGAAACACGGCCGATCAAGGGAACCATTGCAAGGGCTGACGCAGCGGAACAGGACCGACAAAACGCTGAAAATTTGTCTAAAAGCATCAAGGATGATGCCGAACTGACCATGATTGTGGACCTGATGCGCAATGATTTGGCCCGGGTCTGTGAGCATGATTCTGTGCAGGTCACATCCCATAAGCGTCTGGAAGCCTATGACAATGTGTATCATCTGGTCTCTGTGGTTCAAGGCCGTTTGAAAAAGGATGTGTCGTGTGCCCAAGTGCTCCGTGCAGCCTTTCCCGGGGGATCTATTACCGGCTGCCCCAAGATCCGCGCCATGGAAATTATCGACCGGATAGAACCCGTAAAGCGCCATGTGTACACAGGAGCCATCGGATATTTAAGCTTCCATGCCACCATGGATCTTTCCATTGCCATCCGCACTGCGGTGGTCCATGACGGGCGGCTGAATTTTTCGGTGGGCGGCGGCGTGGTATATGATTCAGATCCAGAACAAGAGTTTGAAGAGACCCTGGCCAAGGGAAAGACATTGATGGATGCCCTGGTAAATAGGGCGGGTTCGGATATTGAAAATAAGCGTATTGCCTGGGTAAACGGCCGCTTTGTCTCCCAAAAACTTGCCCTTATGCCGACCGATATCCCTGGATTGTTATACGGTGCCGGGCTATTTGAAACCATCCGGGTGGATGCGGGAATGCCTATCCGACTGCCTAAACATATCAGACGCCTGGAGAACTCCTGGGTCTCTGTGTTTGGCGGAACTTTGCCGGATATTAACTGGCAATCGGTTGTCGGAGAGCTTATAAAACAAAACGGGTTTGAACAAAACACCTGTGCGATCAAGCTTGTGGCGGTTAAAGATGATCGACCCGGGCGCCATGTGTTTGCTGCCGCGTTCATTCGCCCATATGTGCATCGCCTTGAACTGCTTGGTAAAAAAGGCCTTGACCTGGTTACCTTCCCCCATGCCCGTCACTCATTTCTGGCAGACCATAAATCCATGAATTATCTGTTCTACGACCGGGCCCGTGCCTTTGCCCTTGATCATGGCGCGGATGAAGCCTTGATTTTGAATGCGGACGGCACGGTATCCGAGACCAATACCTGTAACATTCTGGCTCTGGATGGAAAAGAGTTGATCGTGCCTGCATCAAGACATGCGCTCAAAGGGATAACGCTTGGGTCCGTCGAGCAGATCTTGGCAGAAAAAGGATTCAAGGCAAGCCGTGTCGCCGTGGACGCTGAAACCTTGCGTGCCCTGCCGAACATATTTGTGACCAATGCACTCATGGGAATGGTGCCCGTCCGGCGCATAGACAACACGATTTTGAATATGGATCATCTGCTTTGCCGTCAGGTCAATGAAATCCTTTTTTCTGCCTGTTGA
- a CDS encoding bifunctional 3,4-dihydroxy-2-butanone-4-phosphate synthase/GTP cyclohydrolase II, translating to MPHLTIEQAIEDIKKGKMVILVDDEDRENEGDLTMAAETVTPEAINFMATYGRGLICLSLDSGIADKLDLPMMVDHNTSQYGTGFTVSIEAKEGVTTGISAADRATTILTAVADETGPQDIARPGHIFPLRARDGGVMVRIGQTEGSVDLARLAGLKPAGVICEIMDDDGTMARMPSLEKFSEKHGIGICTVADLVKYRLKTESFVKRAAETVIPTRVGGEFRIIAYENDMDNLTHIALVKGEIDPEKEILVRVHSECMTGDIFSSLRCDCQDQLRRAMKMVDDEGCGVILYLRQEGRGIGLVNKLKAYEYQRQGLDTVQANEKLGFSADLRDYGVGAQMLVDIGVRKMRLLTNNPKKMVGLQGYGLEVVEQVPIEVPPNPFNEGYLACKQAKMGHLLHINKEK from the coding sequence ATGCCGCATTTGACAATTGAACAGGCGATTGAAGATATAAAAAAGGGAAAAATGGTCATCCTGGTGGATGACGAGGACAGGGAGAACGAAGGGGATCTAACCATGGCGGCTGAGACCGTGACCCCCGAAGCCATTAACTTTATGGCAACCTATGGCCGTGGGCTTATTTGCCTTTCCCTTGATTCAGGTATTGCAGATAAGCTCGACCTTCCCATGATGGTTGACCATAATACTTCCCAGTACGGTACGGGGTTTACCGTTTCCATTGAGGCCAAAGAAGGTGTGACCACAGGTATCTCAGCGGCAGACCGAGCCACCACCATTTTGACGGCCGTAGCCGATGAAACAGGTCCCCAGGATATTGCAAGACCTGGCCATATTTTCCCTTTACGCGCCCGGGACGGCGGTGTGATGGTTCGCATCGGCCAGACCGAAGGCTCTGTGGACCTGGCCCGCCTGGCAGGGCTCAAGCCCGCCGGTGTCATCTGTGAAATCATGGATGATGACGGAACCATGGCCCGGATGCCCTCCCTTGAAAAATTTTCTGAAAAGCACGGCATCGGCATCTGCACGGTGGCCGATCTTGTTAAGTATCGTTTAAAAACAGAGAGCTTTGTAAAACGGGCTGCCGAAACCGTTATTCCCACCCGGGTGGGCGGTGAATTCAGAATCATTGCCTATGAAAATGATATGGATAATCTGACCCACATTGCCTTGGTTAAAGGGGAGATTGATCCGGAAAAGGAAATTTTGGTGCGTGTTCATTCTGAATGCATGACCGGTGATATTTTTTCTTCTCTGCGGTGTGACTGCCAGGATCAGCTTCGTCGGGCCATGAAAATGGTAGATGACGAAGGCTGCGGCGTTATTCTCTATTTGCGCCAGGAGGGCCGGGGAATCGGCTTGGTCAATAAATTAAAAGCGTATGAGTACCAGCGCCAGGGCTTGGATACGGTCCAGGCCAATGAAAAATTGGGCTTTTCCGCTGACTTGCGTGATTATGGTGTGGGTGCCCAGATGCTGGTGGATATTGGCGTACGTAAAATGCGTTTGCTCACCAATAACCCTAAAAAAATGGTTGGGCTTCAAGGTTACGGCCTGGAGGTCGTGGAACAGGTGCCCATTGAAGTACCGCCCAATCCCTTCAACGAGGGATATCTGGCGTGTAAGCAGGCGAAGATGGGTCATCTACTACATATAAATAAGGAAAAATAA
- the ribD gene encoding bifunctional diaminohydroxyphosphoribosylaminopyrimidine deaminase/5-amino-6-(5-phosphoribosylamino)uracil reductase RibD, with translation MNDLDYIARALDLAARGKGFTSPNPCVGAVVVKDDQIIGQGFHPKAGGPHAEVVAIDDAAASHPDALPGSTIYVTLEPCNHFGKTPPCTHKILNAGISRVVIACKDPNPVAGGGVEFLREKGIEVVSGVMQREALTLIEDFVWNVQNDKTPFVTLKCAATLDGFIATRTGDSQWITSGASRSFGHELRHQNDAILIGSGTLHADNPSLTARIEGKQTRDPARIILDTRLTIPEDAKVVTQKSSAPTIIVTGPDCDPTKIQRLQDRGGQVIECRVFENFLDLNDLMLKLRNLCITSLLIEGGGRVAASALAAGIVNKVCYFVAPKMMGGNDGIPVFNGMGPERIKDVFELTRVSTRQFGSDMLFTGYIDSRNRAVND, from the coding sequence ATGAATGATTTGGATTATATAGCAAGGGCCTTGGACCTTGCAGCCCGGGGTAAAGGGTTTACCTCTCCCAATCCCTGTGTGGGCGCGGTCGTTGTAAAAGATGACCAAATCATTGGTCAGGGGTTTCACCCCAAAGCCGGCGGACCCCATGCCGAGGTCGTGGCCATTGATGATGCCGCGGCCAGCCATCCTGACGCATTACCCGGTTCCACCATCTACGTCACCCTGGAACCCTGCAACCATTTCGGCAAAACCCCCCCTTGCACCCATAAAATTCTTAACGCAGGTATCAGCCGGGTTGTGATTGCCTGCAAAGATCCCAATCCTGTTGCAGGCGGCGGGGTTGAATTTTTAAGGGAAAAAGGCATTGAGGTGGTGTCGGGGGTTATGCAGCGTGAGGCGTTAACCTTGATCGAAGACTTTGTCTGGAATGTTCAAAACGATAAAACGCCTTTTGTCACCTTAAAGTGTGCCGCCACCCTGGACGGATTTATCGCCACAAGAACCGGGGATTCCCAGTGGATCACCTCAGGTGCGTCACGAAGTTTCGGCCATGAATTACGCCACCAGAATGATGCCATCCTCATCGGATCGGGCACCCTGCATGCAGATAACCCCTCTCTGACCGCCAGAATTGAGGGAAAACAGACCCGTGATCCTGCCCGGATAATTCTGGATACCCGTTTGACCATCCCCGAAGATGCCAAGGTTGTGACCCAAAAATCAAGTGCGCCCACCATCATTGTCACAGGTCCTGATTGTGACCCAACCAAGATTCAGCGGTTACAAGACAGGGGGGGGCAGGTGATTGAATGCCGGGTTTTTGAAAATTTTCTTGATTTAAACGACCTGATGCTTAAGTTAAGAAATCTTTGCATAACAAGCCTTCTGATTGAAGGTGGGGGGCGTGTGGCAGCATCCGCCCTGGCAGCCGGGATTGTTAACAAGGTCTGTTATTTTGTTGCCCCCAAAATGATGGGTGGAAATGACGGTATCCCGGTGTTCAACGGGATGGGCCCTGAACGGATTAAAGATGTTTTTGAACTCACCCGGGTTTCCACCCGGCAATTCGGTTCAGATATGCTGTTCACAGGGTATATTGATTCCCGGAACAGGGCGGTTAACGATTGA
- the rpiB gene encoding ribose 5-phosphate isomerase B, which yields MDKDKRIIIGSDHAAFELKEKIRGLLAELGYEVEDAGTYSTASVNYADFGKKVAKAVSDGTFPRGILLCGTGLGMSMQANRFKGVRAALCSDIFSVRMSRQHNDANVLVMGGRVVGDILAFELVKEWLDTPFEGGRHLDRIRSIEEIE from the coding sequence ATGGATAAGGATAAACGAATCATCATCGGCAGTGACCACGCCGCGTTCGAATTAAAGGAAAAAATCAGGGGGCTGCTTGCTGAGCTGGGCTATGAAGTTGAAGATGCCGGTACTTACAGTACGGCATCGGTAAACTATGCCGACTTCGGTAAAAAAGTGGCCAAGGCCGTTTCCGACGGTACATTCCCCCGGGGTATTCTTTTATGCGGTACAGGTCTTGGCATGTCCATGCAGGCCAACCGGTTTAAGGGGGTGCGCGCGGCGCTGTGTTCGGATATTTTTTCCGTCAGAATGAGCCGGCAGCACAATGATGCCAATGTTCTGGTCATGGGCGGCCGTGTGGTCGGTGATATTCTTGCCTTTGAACTGGTCAAGGAATGGCTTGACACCCCCTTTGAAGGCGGTCGGCATCTGGACCGTATCCGTTCTATTGAAGAAATTGAATAA